DNA from Dietzia lutea:
CCGGGGCGGACCGTCGCATCGCCGCCGCCCTCGATGCCGTCGGCACGCTCCGCTCGTTGGTCGACACCTCCGATCCGACCTCCGCGGGCGCCCAGGACCACCTCGACCCGATGGTCACCGACGCCCTGCGGGTCCTCTCGGAGACCGGGCGGCGCGCCGGGGGCGACGGTGTGGTCCCCGGATCCGGGACCGGCGAGGCCGCGCTGGCCCGGTCCGCCGCGCGACTCGACCGGCTCGAGGAGACGGTGACCGCCTCCCTCGACCGCGTCGACCTCCTGCCGCCGGGCAGCGTCTTCACGATGGCCAGCCCCAACAGCCCGCTCCTGCTCGTGACGCGCAACGCCCTGCCGTTCCCGGTCCGCGTCGGCGTGACGGTGACCGCCCCGGAGGACATCCGGGTCGACCCGGTGGGGGTCGTCCCGATCCCGGCGAGCGGATCGCGCACCCTGCAGGTGCCCACCCAGTCCGACGCCGAGGGCGGCACCCGGCACGCCGTGACCTTCATGCTCACCGGACCCGACGGCCGGCCGCTGTCGGAGCCGGTGGAACTGTCCGTCCAGACCGGCGGTTACCCGGTCGCGCAGGCGTTCGCGTTGGCCGCGGCGGCGCTCGCCCTCGTCCTCGGGGGCCGGCGGTACCTGCGCTACCGTCGGGGCATCCTCGACCCCGCGGACGAAGGGCACCGACCGTGAACGACGAGCAGGGGTCCACCGGACCCGAACTGCGCAGACCGGATCCCGGCCTCAGGGCCAGGCGGCGTGAGTCGGGCAGCTGCGTGCTGCCCGGCCCGGCGTCGCCTCCGCCGGTCGCCGACTCGTTCGTCCCCGACGCGATCCCGGCCCCCGCGATGACGGCCGCCTCCGTGAGTGCGGCGGCCCCGGCGACCGGCACGTCCACGGACGGGTCCGCGGAGCCCGGCGTCGGGGGCGGGACCGGGGGCCGCACGCGCGACTCGTCCGACGCGTCCGTGATGCGGTCGACGGGCTCGATGGCGGTGGCCAACCTCGCGAGCCGCATCACCGGGTTCGTGCGGATGATCCTCATCCTCACCGTGCTGGGCCCCGCGGTCGCGTCGGCGTTCAACACCGCCAACACGCTGCCCAACATGATCACCGAGCTCGTGCTGGGGTCGGTGCTCACGGCCATGTTCATGCCGCTGCTGGCCAAGGCGGCGCAGGAGGACGCGGACGGGGGCGTGTCGTTCATCCGCCGCCTGCTCACAGTCACCTCGGCGCTCGCGCTCGGAGCGACGGTGCTCGCCGTGGCGTGCGCGCCACTGCTCACCGAACTCAACCTCGGCGACGGCGAGGTCAACACCGACCTGGCCACCGCGTTCGCGTTCCTCCTGCTGCCGCAGATCTTCTTCTACGGCGTGTTCTCCGTGATGCTGGCGGTGCTCAACTACAACGGCGTCTTCCGACCCGGCGCGTGGGCGCCGGTGTGGAACAACGTCGTCGCGATCGCCACCCTCGCCCTGTTCGCGGTGGTGGGCAGCGGCATCGACCCGGCGGCACCGGTCAACCTGCTCAGCGGCCCGATCCTGCTGCTGGGCCTGGGCACGACGCTCGGCGTGGTCGTCCAGGCCGCCGTGCTCGTCCCCGCGCTGCGCCGCGCCGGTGTCGACCTGCGCCCGCAGTGGGGGCTGGACCCGCGGATCAAGCAGTTCGGCGGGCACGCGCTGGCCGGTGTGACGTACGTGCTCATCTCGCAGGTCGGTCTGGTCATGACCAACCGCATCGGCGCCGCCGCCGACGAGGCCGCGATCGCCATCTACCAGACATACTGGCTCCTGCTGCAGGTCCCGTACGGAATCATCGGCGTCACGCTGCTCACGGCGATCAACCCCCGCCTCGCGGACAACGGCGTCGCCGGTCGGAACGACGCGGTCGTGCGCGACATCTCGCTGGGCACCCGACTGTCCCTGTTCGGCCTCCTGCCGATCATCGCCTTCATGACCGCGTTCGGGCCGACCATCGCCACAGGCCTGTTCCGCTACGGCAACTTCGACGCCGACAGCGCCCGGGTCCTCGGCCTCACCGTGGCCGCCGGCGCCTTCACCCTGGTGCCCTACGCGATCGTTCTGCTGCAGCAGCGCGTCTTCTACGCCCGCGAGGACTACTGGACGCCCACGGTGATGATCCTCGCGATCACCGTCGTCCGGGTCATCCTGTCGCTCCTCGTCCCCGCGGTCGCCGACGAGCGTTCGCACGTGGTGATCGGCCTGGCCCTGGCCAACGGCCTCGGGTGGGTCGTCGGCGCCGTGGCCGGGTACGTCCTGCTCCGCTCGAAGCTCGGGTCGTTGCGCGGCCGGGAGACCCTCCGGTCCGCCGCGTGGACGCTCGGCGCCTCGGTCGCCGGCGCCCTGGTCGCCCTCGCGGTGGACACGGTCCTGCCGATGGACGCGCTCACCGACGCCGTCGGCAGCATCGGCTACGTGCTCCGCGCGGGGGTCGCCGGTGTCCTCACCCTCACGGTCACCGGGCTGGTCCTGTCGAGATCCCGTCTGCCGGAACTGGACTCCATCACCCCCGTTCTCCGCGGCCTCATGGGGCGTCTGAGGCGATAGTCGATTCCCCGGGCGGGCGGTACGTACACTCGAGAGGTCACGAGCGGCCGACGGGAGGCCGGCGCACCAGGCGAGGAGGACAGCGGGTGGGCGATCAGACCGGGACCGGAGCGGGCCCCGCTTCGCCGACTCCGCCCCGCCTGACCGTCGGCGGCCTCGTCTCCGGTGGCCGGTACGAGCTGCTCGAGTCCTGCGGCGGCGTCGCCGGACAGGCCTTCTGGAAGGCCCGCGACCGGCGCCTCGGCAGGTTCGTCGCCCTCACCTTCGTCGACCCCCTGCCCGGCGAGCAGCCCCCGGGTTCGGCGAGCGGGGTCCTCGACCGGACCGTCGCCCTGACATCCGTCTACTCTGACGGCCTCGCGCGCGTGCTCGACGTCATCCGCGGCCGCGCGGGCGGCATCGTGGTCACCGAGTGGATCCCGGGCCGCAGTCTCGCCGCCGCCGCCGCGGAGCCGGACCCGGACTCCGCCGTGGGTGCGGTGTGGGGCCTGTCCGACGCCGCGACCCGCGCCGAAGAGGCCGGCCTCGCCCTCGGGCTGGACTCTCCGGACCGGGTCCGCCTCACCGAGGACGGGCGCGCCGTCCTGTCCTTCCCCGGCGTGCGCGAGGGCGCGGACGTACGCGCCGACGTGCAGGGGCTCGGCGCGGTGCTCTACGCGCTGCTCACCGGGGCGTGGCCGCTGTCCCTGCCCGACGGGTCCGACCGGCACGATCCGGCCGACGGGCGGCCGGGGGAGGCCCCGAGGGGCGACGACGACGAGGTCCTCGATCCCACAGTGGTCGGTTCCGGGGTCTCGCCCGAGTCCGCGGTGCTGGCGATGCGGACGCTCGACGGGTCGTCGGTGAGCTCGGCGGCCACCGTGAGGTCCATGGTCGCCGACCGCGTCGGCGGGCCGGTGCGCGCCGCCCGTGTCACCCGCCCCGTGGGCCCCGACACGGCGGGTGGCCCGTCCGCCGCGGGTGCCGTAGAGGGTCCCGCAGCGGGCGCGGCGTACGCGGCGGTGCCGTACTCGGGGACCTACGGCGCGTCGTACTCCGAGCCGGACCCGGAGACGCAGAAGCGACGCTGGCAGATCATGGCCGGCACCTCCGCCGCGGCGGTCGTGGTGATCGTGCTGGTCCTCACGTGGTTGCTCGGCGGCTTCGGCGGCACGAGCAACGACACGCCGCTGTCCCAACAACTCGACGCGATCGAGCGGGCCGCCCAGGCCAGCCGGGCGTCCCAGACCACCGAGCCCGCGCCGGAGGACCCGGCCGGCACCGACGCGGACGCCGAGGAGAACGAGCAGGACACCCCGGACATCCCGGTCGAGGTCTCGACCGTGACGACCTGGCAGCCGGCGTCCTCGGCCGGCACGGCGGAGAACTCGGCGAGCGCGCCGAACGTGGCCGACGGTGACCGGTCCACCTCCTGGTCGAGCGACACCTACCGCGCGCAGATCGGTGACGCGCCGTCGGCCTACAAACCGGGCATCGGGCTGATGTTCACCCTCGACGACGAGCAGGAGGTACGGCGGGTCGTCCTGCACTCCGAGGACGACGACGTGCGCTTCGAGGTGCGCTCGGCGTCCACCGCGACGCCGACCTCCCTGGACGAGACCACCCGGCTCGGTACGGGCACCGTCCGGGGCGGCGAGGCGACCGTGACGATCGACGAACCCGAGGAGTCGCAATATCTCCTCGTGTGGATCACCCGGCTCGGTACGTCCGGGGCCGAGGCCTACGACGCCGAGATCACCGAGGTCGAGCTCGCCCGCTGACTCCACCGGCCGTCTCGCCCCGCGCCCGCCTCGTCATCCCGCCGTCCGTTCCGCACCCGCCTTCCCGCGCCCGCCGTCCCCTCCGGCGCCGAGGTGACACCCCCACCGGCTGACGCACCGGGTTACCGTGACGCCCGTGAACACCGGTGCCATCGTCACCCCCGCCCCGGCGACGACGCGTGCGCCCCTGCGGGCGGAGTCACCGCTGACGGACGCCGAGCTGATCGACGCGCACGTCGCCGGCGATCCGGACGCGTTCTCCGCGCTCGCCCGCCGCCACTACGACTACCTGTGGCGGCTGGCCATCCGGACGTCGTTCAACCGTGATGACGCCGCGGAGGCCCTCCAGGAGGCGCTCGTCTCGGCGTACCGCAAGGCGGACACGTTCACGCACGCCTGCCCCGTCCAGGGATGGCTCTACCGGATCGTGGTCAACGCGTGCCTGGACAAGATGCGCGCCCAACGCCTGCGCACCCACACGCAGCTCACCCCGTCACTGCACGAGCAGATCACCCTGCGCGACCACTTCCACCAGGATCCCGCCTACGCGATCATCGTCGCCGAGGCGCTGGCGGGACTGCCCGACGATCAGCGCGACGCCGTCGTCGTCGTCGACATGTTGCGGTGCACCGTGGCCGAGGCCAGCCACCTGCTCAACGTCGCCCCGGGCACCATCAAGAGCCGGTGCGCGCGCGGCCGCGCCAAGCTCGCCGTCCTCCTCGAGGGGGTCACCCTCACCGCGTGAGGGGGAGACCGGGGACACTGGGGGAACAAGCCGGACCACCCGGGTGTTGAGGCCTTGTGAGGAGGCCTGACACGGGGGTGCAGGTCCGTCACTCTCCCATCGACCGCCCACCCCGAGGAGCCCAGAGAACTCATGAGCGAGACCGTCCACGACGTCATCATCGTCGGATCCGGCCCGGCCGGGTACACCGCCGCCATCTACTCCGCGCGGGCCGAGCTCAAGCCGGTGGTCTTCGAGGGGTCCCAGTTCGGCGGTGCGCTCATGACCACCACGGAGGTGGAGAACTTCCCGGGCTTCGCCGAGGGCATGATGGGCCCGGACCTCATGATGCAGATGCGTGAGCAGGCCGAGCGGTTCGGTGCCGACCTCCGGATGGAGGACGTGACGTCGCTGGACCTGGCCGGCGACGTGAAGATCGTCCGCGTCGGCGAGGAGGAGCACCGCGCCCGCGCCGTCATCCTCGCGATGGGTGCCGCCGCCCGCTACCTCGGCGTCCCGGGGGAGCAGGAGTACCTCGGCCGCGGTGTGAGCTCGTGCGCCACCTGCGACGGCTTCTTCTTCCGCGACAAGCCGATCGTGGTGGTCGGCGGCGGCGACTCGGCGATGGAGGAGGCGACCTTCCTCACCAAGTTCGGCTCGTCGGTGACGATCGTCCACCGCCGCGAGGAGTTCCGCGCGTCGAAGATCATGGTCGAGCGGGCGCGGGAGAACGAGAAGATCTCCTTCATCCTCGACACCACCGTGGACGAGGTCGTGGCCGGATCGACCGGATCGGTCGAGAAGCTGTGCCTGCGCAACACGATCACCGGCGAGACCAGCGAGATCGAGGCCGCCGCCATGTTCGTCGCCATCGGCCACGACCCGCGTTCGGAGCTCGTGCGCGACCAGGTCGAGGTCGACGAGGACGGGTACGTCCTCACCGGACAGACCAC
Protein-coding regions in this window:
- the murJ gene encoding murein biosynthesis integral membrane protein MurJ produces the protein MNDEQGSTGPELRRPDPGLRARRRESGSCVLPGPASPPPVADSFVPDAIPAPAMTAASVSAAAPATGTSTDGSAEPGVGGGTGGRTRDSSDASVMRSTGSMAVANLASRITGFVRMILILTVLGPAVASAFNTANTLPNMITELVLGSVLTAMFMPLLAKAAQEDADGGVSFIRRLLTVTSALALGATVLAVACAPLLTELNLGDGEVNTDLATAFAFLLLPQIFFYGVFSVMLAVLNYNGVFRPGAWAPVWNNVVAIATLALFAVVGSGIDPAAPVNLLSGPILLLGLGTTLGVVVQAAVLVPALRRAGVDLRPQWGLDPRIKQFGGHALAGVTYVLISQVGLVMTNRIGAAADEAAIAIYQTYWLLLQVPYGIIGVTLLTAINPRLADNGVAGRNDAVVRDISLGTRLSLFGLLPIIAFMTAFGPTIATGLFRYGNFDADSARVLGLTVAAGAFTLVPYAIVLLQQRVFYAREDYWTPTVMILAITVVRVILSLLVPAVADERSHVVIGLALANGLGWVVGAVAGYVLLRSKLGSLRGRETLRSAAWTLGASVAGALVALAVDTVLPMDALTDAVGSIGYVLRAGVAGVLTLTVTGLVLSRSRLPELDSITPVLRGLMGRLRR
- a CDS encoding protein kinase family protein, coding for MGDQTGTGAGPASPTPPRLTVGGLVSGGRYELLESCGGVAGQAFWKARDRRLGRFVALTFVDPLPGEQPPGSASGVLDRTVALTSVYSDGLARVLDVIRGRAGGIVVTEWIPGRSLAAAAAEPDPDSAVGAVWGLSDAATRAEEAGLALGLDSPDRVRLTEDGRAVLSFPGVREGADVRADVQGLGAVLYALLTGAWPLSLPDGSDRHDPADGRPGEAPRGDDDEVLDPTVVGSGVSPESAVLAMRTLDGSSVSSAATVRSMVADRVGGPVRAARVTRPVGPDTAGGPSAAGAVEGPAAGAAYAAVPYSGTYGASYSEPDPETQKRRWQIMAGTSAAAVVVIVLVLTWLLGGFGGTSNDTPLSQQLDAIERAAQASRASQTTEPAPEDPAGTDADAEENEQDTPDIPVEVSTVTTWQPASSAGTAENSASAPNVADGDRSTSWSSDTYRAQIGDAPSAYKPGIGLMFTLDDEQEVRRVVLHSEDDDVRFEVRSASTATPTSLDETTRLGTGTVRGGEATVTIDEPEESQYLLVWITRLGTSGAEAYDAEITEVELAR
- the sigM gene encoding RNA polymerase sigma factor SigM gives rise to the protein MTPVNTGAIVTPAPATTRAPLRAESPLTDAELIDAHVAGDPDAFSALARRHYDYLWRLAIRTSFNRDDAAEALQEALVSAYRKADTFTHACPVQGWLYRIVVNACLDKMRAQRLRTHTQLTPSLHEQITLRDHFHQDPAYAIIVAEALAGLPDDQRDAVVVVDMLRCTVAEASHLLNVAPGTIKSRCARGRAKLAVLLEGVTLTA
- the trxB gene encoding thioredoxin-disulfide reductase; translation: MSETVHDVIIVGSGPAGYTAAIYSARAELKPVVFEGSQFGGALMTTTEVENFPGFAEGMMGPDLMMQMREQAERFGADLRMEDVTSLDLAGDVKIVRVGEEEHRARAVILAMGAAARYLGVPGEQEYLGRGVSSCATCDGFFFRDKPIVVVGGGDSAMEEATFLTKFGSSVTIVHRREEFRASKIMVERARENEKISFILDTTVDEVVAGSTGSVEKLCLRNTITGETSEIEAAAMFVAIGHDPRSELVRDQVEVDEDGYVLTGQTTATSIPGVFACGDLVDKRYRQAITAAGSGCSASIDAERWLAEQA